One Hevea brasiliensis isolate MT/VB/25A 57/8 chromosome 5, ASM3005281v1, whole genome shotgun sequence genomic region harbors:
- the LOC110663055 gene encoding uncharacterized protein LOC110663055, with amino-acid sequence MPGIDRDIVQNKIPTDPNMRPVKQKKRWLRPEWEEKIAQEVKKLIEADFIEVIEYPEWLANIVPVPKKDGRVQMCIDYRDLNKATPKDNFPLLHILMDLIDKAKTTFITEWGTYCHKPVVWNEQCQEAFEKIKQYLRNPPILSPPIPSIPLILYLSVENMALGVMLAQEVENLERAIYYISKKLLAYEENYSLIEGTCLAVVWATKKLRHYFQTHRVIVVSRMDPLKHLFEAPMLVGKLAKWLVLLYEFDIVYETRKTIKGHVVAEFLSENPVDEEEEVETAFPDESLKLVVVRPWKMYFNGAMNKSGAGIGVVLEALNREQLLMSKRLCFPATNNIAEYEACSCGLEALIAVGAKKVEVFRDSMLVVSHVKGEWELKEEKLRPYLEYAKKLLFSFEEVTMKHMPITQNQMADALATLASLWEKGDQKLTHLVILVRSKIPCYEGLTIAHLDLEDEMKWYEDIRRYLEVREYPQSANSRDRATIRRLATQFTLAGRQLHKRFFEGLLLLCVIKKQSEQIMEEVQAGVCGPHMNGRALAGKISKLGYY; translated from the exons ATGCCAGGAATTGATCGAGACATAGTACAAAATAAGATCCCCACAGACCCTAACATGAGGCCAGTAAAACAAAAGAAGCGTTGGCTTAGGccagaatgggaagaaaagatagctCAAGAGGTGAAAAAGCTCATTGAGGCTGATTTCATTGAAGTAATTGAGTATCCTGAGTGGTTAGCCAACATTGTGCCAGTCCCTAAGAAGGATGGGCGAGTTCAGATGTGTATAGATTATAGGGACCTGAATAAGGCTACTCCTAAGGATAATTTCCCATTGCTTCATATCCTCATGGATTTGATAGATAAAGCAAAGACTACTTTTATCACTGAATGGGGGACTTATTGTCataag CCAGTGGTGTGGAATGAGCAATGCCAAGAGGCATTTGAAAAGATAAAGCAGTACCTGAGAAATCCACCAATTTTGTCACCACCCATCCCTAGCATCCCTCTAATCCTCTACCTATCAGTGGAAAACATGGCCTTGGGGGTAATGTTGGCACAAGAAGTAGAGAATCTGGAGAGAGCCATCTATTACATCAGTAAGAAACTCCTTGCTTATGAGGAGAATTATTCACTAATAGAAGGAACTTGTCTAGCTGTAGTATGGGCAACTAAGAAGTTAAGGCACTACTTTCAGACCCATCGAGTTATTGTAGTATCCCGGATGGATCCTTTAAAGCACCTATTTGAAGCACCGATGCTAGTTGGAAAACTGGCCAAATGGTTGGTCCTACTGTATGAATTTGATATTGTGTATGAGACTCGAAAAACTATCAAAGGGCATGTAGTGGCCGAATTTCtttctgaaaatccagttgatgaGGAGGAAGAAGTCGAAACAGCCTTCCCGGATGAGAGTCTCAAGCTAGTAGTGGTCCGGCCATGGAAAATGTACTTTAATGGGGCCATGAATAAGAGCGGAGCCGGTATAGGGGTAGTTTTGGAAGCACTAAATAGAGAACAATTGTTAATGTCAAAAAGGCTATGTTTCCCAGCCACTAATAATATTGCAGAATATGAGGCTTGCAGTTGTGGCCTAGAGGCATTAATAGCTGTTGGGGCTAAAAAAGTGGAGGTGTTCAGAGATTCAATGCTAGTGGTTTCCCATGTTAAAGGTGAAtgggaattgaaagaagaaaagttgaggccATACCTGGAGTATGCTAAGAAACTATTATTTAGCTTTGAGGAAGTGACTATGAAGCACATGCCTATAACTCAGAACCAGATGGCTGATGCTCTAGCCACGTTGGCATCCTTATGGGAGAAGGGTGATCAGAAGCTGACCCACCTAGTTATCCTGGTGAGGAGTAAAATCCCATGCTATGAAGGGTTAACAATAGCACATTTAGATCTAGAAGATGAGATGAAATGGTATGAGGACATAAGAAGATATTTAGAGGTAAGAGAATACCCACAGTCAGCCAATAGTagggatagagctacaattcgtagattagccactcagttcACTTTGGCTGGGAGGCAACTCCACAAAAGGTTCTTCGAAGGACTATTACTCTTGTGTGTGATAAAAAAGCAGTCTGAGCAGATAATGGAGGAAGTACAAGCAGGAGTGTGTGGTCCTCACATGAATGGAAGGGCATTAGCGggcaaaatttcaaaattgggCTATTACTAG